The DNA window AACAACAATTGTTTGCCttcaaaaacaatgaaaaattaaacttgATTTTGGATGACGGTGGTGACTTGACTACTTATGTCCACGAAAAATACCCAGAAATGTTGAAAAACTGTTTCGGTTTAAGTGAAGAAACAACTACCGGTGTTCATCATTTGTACATGATGGTCAAGGAGGGAAAATTAAAGGTCCCAGCTATCAATGTTAACGATTCCGTTACTAAATCAAAGTTTGATAACTTGTACGGTTGCAGAGAATCCTTAGTTGATGGTATCAAGAGAGCCACTGATGTTATGTTGGCTGGTAAAGTTGCTATCGTTGCCGGTTACGGTGATGTTGGTAAAGGTTGTGCTGCTGCCTTGAGAGGTATGGGTGCTCGTGTCATTGTTACAGAGATTGATCCAATTAACGCTTTACAAGCCGCTATGGAAGGTTATCAAGTTTCTCCAATGGAAGAAGTCGCTTCTGTTGGTCAAGTTTTCGTTACTACCACCGGTTGTAGAGATATTATCACTTCTGAGCATTTCTTAGCCATGCCAGAAGATGCCATTGTTTGTAACATTGGTCATTTCGATGTTGAAATTGATGTTGCTTGGTTGAAGAAAAATGCTGTAGAATGTATTAACATTAAACCACAAGTTGACCGTTACTTGTTGAGCAGTGGCAAACATGTCATTTTGTTGGCTGATGGTAGATTGGTCAACTTGGGCTGTGCTACTGGTCACTCTTCCTTTGTTATGTCCTGTTCTTTCTCTAACCAAGTTTTGGCTCAAATTGCTTTGTTCAAAGCCAATGACAAATCTTTTAGAGAAGAACACATTGAATTCCAAAAAACCGGTCCATTTACTGTTGGTGTCCATGTTTTGCCAAAGATTTTGGACGAAGCTGTTGCTAACTTCCATTTGGATAAATTGGGTGTTAAATTAACTAAGTTGTCTGCTACCCAATCTAAATATTTGGGTATTCCACCTGAAGGTCCATACAAGGCTGATCACTACAGATATTGAATGTTTGCTGAAAGAGTTGAAATCACCATTTggtcttttgtttttaatttctaatATGTTATATTATTCTCAAcgattatatatatagactTTTGcgtttctttattttttttttttttttttttttttttccttttttatttgaaagaaaatatgTTACTTACCTTCATATTTTGAATTGTGCTTGCTATTGTACATACTGCTTGTAGTATATAcgtttttatatttttatgtaatttttttttttttttatttttttttttactgttTTAACATATTCAactatgattttttttatataaatttcGCTTATAATTTAGAGGTTCTTGTACTTGATGGTTTTTATATCTCAATGTTATGTTTTAGTTATTTTCGAAGTAGAAAACGCACCTGAAAGTTTGTGGTTATAAAGTGGGTATCATTTCTAATTTGTATCAGTTAAacaaatcattttttttaattttttttttttttttttttttttttatagttttttgCAACTCGGAATTAATATGTGTAATCCGTATGTTTGGCTTCTCGGACATGTGCAATTTATACTCTCTTTTACAATTGTCGTCATTACCGCTGCCGTTGCTGATCCCCTCACCAATATTTCATTCTCAAccccttaaaaaaaaaattttttttttttttaatcaaaattgttaaatgtaacagaaaaaatatatcagtACCATTTTGAGTTACACCAACCACACACCTAAATTAACCCACGAGAATACCACTAAAACCACAACAATATGAGCGATAATAAcgataatttatttttactaaatGAAATATTACCTAGCTACATTCTATCTCAGAACTACGGTGTCACATTAAGAAATAGCTACAAGAATAGCATTTTACTCAGAAACGACATAGAAACCAATACAGAGAAACCTctgttttttaataaaaatgcaaAAATGCAAATGTGGAGAGAATTAACTAACTCTGGGATTTTGGGTACTCTACAATTTGATGATATCAATGATGATTACTTGTATGAATGTTATAAATTCTTCCAAAACAACACCATTCATAAGAAATTTGGAAACACAATAGAAGAAGGTAAAGACGAGAGTACCCCAGGTAATGGTAGCAGGCAtataaaggaaaaggataaatatattaataaagaaattataGATTTTCTACATACTGTTCAGTATAATTTACCCTATAAATGGGTTTCTACCAAGCCAACACAATTAAAGATTTCCTCCTCATCTTTAGATATGCTAGTTAAAGCAACAACTTTTGATGGTGTTAATCCTAATAGTAAGGCAGTTGTCAACCCcaagaataataacaattctttttcaacAGTTTCACCTGCTGCCAATGCGCCTGTCCCAACTACTGTTTCACATACACCTGCCACTCCCCCTTCAGGAAGATTTATCCATACACCGGACTTGACTTTAAATTGGACTCTAACTTCAAGAATATCATCACCACAATACACCAACATTCCGGACCAAgatgaaaaggaaagaaataaatttgttttttcttatgCGAATAACCCAATATTTCCCAATGAAATGGAGCTATTTTACTATGAGGTTGAAATTTTGGATGGAAAGTTTGCCAATAATCCACCAAGCGAAGTTATATCTGAGCATAACACAGTTGTTTCTGCTGCTGGTACTACTGATGTTACTACTGAGGGAAACACTATTGTCAATGAGgaggaaaataataatacagatGTCATTGCTGATACTAATGAAGACAATTACGATGAGTCTGAAGAGGAGGAAGATGATAGTCAGAATATGATGATgttaaatgataaaaatgatatcGAAATTAATGTATTGATGGGTTATAGAACATTCCCTATGAAAAGTCCAAAATCTTTGTTAAAATCAAACCATGTTAATACTCCGCCATTTAGGgggaaaattaaaaagctGCAGAGAAGAGAGTTTATTCTGCAAAACATCTATAATccagaaaagaaaaagagtaCCTCTTCAAAAACAGCTAATGTagatagtaatagtaattttGATCTGAATAATGGGCGTGCAATGGGACGTAATTACTATTCTTATGAGGAACAAGAACGAGAAGTGACGGAAGAAAGTGATAACGTTGAAGACGAATTAGAAGAAGAGGGGGAAGGGGGGAACGGATACGAAGAAGGGGGACAACACTTGTATAACGAGATAGAAGCATATGAGGATAATTCAGAaattgatgatgaagacaGGATATCTTCTTCGGatatagaagaagaagatgaacacgaagaagaaggagaagaagaagaagaggaagaagatgatgaagaagaagaagatgatgattatgatgACGATATGGAAGATTATATTAATCGGTACAGTGAAGATTCTAGTGGTGAAAAGAcacaagaagaaaaagatttttccAGGGCgataaatgaaaatgaaaggAATGGGTTGTTTTTTGAAGATGGCAGTTACTATGGctcctttttttccacACAAGATTGTTCTATACTAAGTAAAAacggtaaaaaaaaaataaaaaccatGAATAACATCAAGATTCAACCTGGTGATGTTATTGGATGTGGTGTTGATTATGTCAATAAcagatatttttatacatataatggaataaaattttctgAATATGTTGAAGTAAATGGTGTTAAAGAATTTTGTGTTCCTGTAGTTGCATTAAGCTCCGGAATGAGTATTAGAACCAATCTAGGGTTATTTGAAGAATTTGTGTTTGATTTGGGCAATTATCAAAATTCAGTAAGTGTCAAAAGTTATGACCAGATTATGAATGAAAGCTCGAATAATGAATTAGTAATTGATCGTTTAATTAATGATTATTTAGTCGATTATGGGATGAGTGATGTGGCTAAATCTTTTAACAAGGATATACAAAAGAAGAATAATCTATCAAAAGATATCAAGCAAGTGTTAATTCGTGCTAATGAAAAGAGTATAaaggaaaatgaagaaacaTGCAAGCTATTAAGTGATGttagaaaatatatgaATCAAGGCAACTATGACCAAgaagaaagggaaaaagaaggTAAAAAAGAATCCAAATTTGAAAAGGTTATAAAATTGATTAACCATCAGTGTCCCAAATTTTTTAGCGAGTACTTAAAACTACAATATAAATTAGAGAAATTGGATTATGTACATATGCTAATTACGcttaataatagcaataagtTAAACAAAAGTATGATTGGTGAAATGTCGAATCATTACATTGTGGGAAGAGCAAGGGAAATTTACacaaaatttatattacCACATGCGGGTTGTAAAAATGCAGAGGATTCCTTTTACATGGATGATTGGAAGACATGTAGCAGATTGGTTGCATATGAAGATTTTTCTGAACTTCCAACCGAATTACAAGAAGTTTGCAATATTGCTGAAAGAACTCTGGAACTTACTGATGAGTTAATTAATTGTTTGAGGTATTATTTGAGTGGTAAGAAAACCAATAAACTAGATAATATGATAAATCAAACTGACAACTTTTTTGCTTATCTAGTTGAATGTGGGTATTACACAAAGAAATCAGACAAATCTCACATTGAAAAGTCTGTAAGaattgataaaattttgaaatttggATCAGATACTTAAAATaagatatatttttattatatgtttatatatacttaAAATAAGAATGTAGAAAACTTCAATTTAAGCAGTTTGGCATTTGTGCATCATTAAGCTttaaacatatattatttCAACTTGAAAgcaactaaaaataataaaaatacgtATTTCAAAAAGTTATAGTTTATGGTTATGTATACacatttattaatatatctaaaaaatttttttattaaaaaggggaaaaaaagaaaaaaagacaaaataCAACAAAACAGATCAAACATATACTGCCACAGAATTGGATATAAAAACGATGGCAAATCCACTGACAATACTGGCTAGAATAGCAACCGGTAAAAActttaacaataatataatgGCATTggtttccttttttttatcagaTGCTATATTgacagaaataaaaattaataataaagcaaGTATACTTGTGATTATACCATATGTTGGTTGTTGATCTAATGGAAAAGTTTCAACGAATTCTGGTGTTTTCttgtataattttaacAACTCTTCAAAGTTCATTTTGTTTGCTTGTGGGAATTATGCGTTTTCTATTCGACcaagattttttattttattatcattttttttttctttttgctAGAAccttaaaattttttgaaatatgtTTAAGTACAAGTTggctttttgtttttttttttgttttttttgttttttttttatttatttatcatgATTGATAATTCGGACACTTGCTTTATATTCCGAAGTTTCGGGACGTGCTTGAACTATTTAACCGACATTCTTCCATGTCCACCATAGCTATATGTCCGTATTGTCCatgtataataataaaaatataaataatttttttttttttttttttttttttcttttttttttttgtaaaaatgtCTTTATGTTCAGTGTATTATAATGCCCAATTACACCTCTTAACCATTAATCGAATACTATCATGTATATGACATAAATATAGTGACAATATATTGCTTGTTcttaaagaaagaagaaagaaagaaagaaaagaaaaaaaaaatgttgaaGCCTATAATTAGAAGGGGTAAATTTAAAGCAATATCCAAAGTTGAATGTTCATCTTATATCAATACTAAATACAACTACACTGTGCCTGCTAATTCCaaaattgtttatattcCACCAGATATGAGCAAAATAAGTAAGCATACTTGGCCTGACAATTACAAGCAATCCATAAAAGATGAAATATGCGAATATATAGATTGGAAAATGATCGGGCCTTGGCACAGGATGAGTAAATTAGATCAAAAAGTTGCATATTTTTTGGCATTTGGCGAATATGGCCCAAGacaagataaaaaaatattgactCCTCAAGAAATGTTATATAAAATGATTTATACAAGTATATTATTTGGCGCGTTTGCTGTAtgcatttttaatatcaaaaaagataatgattttaacaaaaaagttGACCATTTAAAAACTAAATTGAAACctgaaaataattaaaaactaCAAAACATTCCTGCAtgtaaaaagaaatatatataagtgaaaattattatttttattttgacaTATAACTTTGTTTCCAATATCTGTTTATtagcaatattttttttttttttttttttttttaccaagCTATTGTAACAGCTTATAAATCCCTTATATAATGAGTAGGACAAGCATATCCAGCTGGGTTTCTATCTAAATACAATTGATGATATTCTTCAGCATCATAAAAATTCTTGCATAATTCAATTTGGGTAACGATTCTATTATTCCACTTAGGTTGCCActcatttttcaattccaAAGCTTCCTCCAAATCTTTCTTTGAATGTGGGAAAATGGCACTTTTATATTGTGTACCTAAATCTGGACCCTGTGCATTTAGAGTAGTTGGATCATGTATACGGAAAAAGAACCCAATCAATTCTCTTAAGCTAACAATAGTAGGATCATAACTAATTTGTAAAACTTCCGTAAAATCCGTATCTCCATTTTTGACCCTTTCATAGGAAATACTATTTTTTGagtcttttaaattttcttgaCCGT is part of the Saccharomycodes ludwigii strain NBRC 1722 chromosome III, whole genome shotgun sequence genome and encodes:
- the VID30 gene encoding glucose-induced degradation complex subunit VID30 (similar to Saccharomyces cerevisiae YGL227W | VID30 | Vacuolar Import and Degradation), which codes for MSDNNDNLFLLNEILPSYILSQNYGVTLRNSYKNSILLRNDIETNTEKPLFFNKNAKMQMWRELTNSGILGTLQFDDINDDYLYECYKFFQNNTIHKKFGNTIEEGKDESTPGNGSRHIKEKDKYINKEIIDFLHTVQYNLPYKWVSTKPTQLKISSSSLDMLVKATTFDGVNPNSKAVVNPKNNNNSFSTVSPAANAPVPTTVSHTPATPPSGRFIHTPDLTLNWTLTSRISSPQYTNIPDQDEKERNKFVFSYANNPIFPNEMELFYYEVEILDGKFANNPPSEVISEHNTVVSAAGTTDVTTEGNTIVNEEENNNTDVIADTNEDNYDESEEEEDDSQNMMMLNDKNDIEINVLMGYRTFPMKSPKSLLKSNHVNTPPFRGKIKKLQRREFILQNIYNPEKKKSTSSKTANVDSNSNFDLNNGRAMGRNYYSYEEQEREVTEESDNVEDELEEEGEGGNGYEEGGQHLYNEIEAYEDNSEIDDEDRISSSDIEEEDEHEEEGEEEEEEEDDEEEEDDDYDDDMEDYINRYSEDSSGEKTQEEKDFSRAINENERNGLFFEDGSYYGSFFSTQDCSILSKNGKKKIKTMNNIKIQPGDVIGCGVDYVNNRYFYTYNGIKFSEYVEVNGVKEFCVPVVALSSGMSIRTNLGLFEEFVFDLGNYQNSVSVKSYDQIMNESSNNELVIDRLINDYLVDYGMSDVAKSFNKDIQKKNNLSKDIKQVLIRANEKSIKENEETCKLLSDVRKYMNQGNYDQEEREKEGKKESKFEKVIKLINHQCPKFFSEYLKLQYKLEKLDYVHMLITLNNSNKLNKSMIGEMSNHYIVGRAREIYTKFILPHAGCKNAEDSFYMDDWKTCSRLVAYEDFSELPTELQEVCNIAERTLELTDELINCLRYYLSGKKTNKLDNMINQTDNFFAYLVECGYYTKKSDKSHIEKSVRIDKILKFGSDT
- the MXR1 gene encoding peptide-methionine-S-sulfoxide reductase (similar to Saccharomyces cerevisiae YER042W | MXR1 | peptide Methionine sulfoXide Reductase); the encoded protein is MSSTLATPISKTIKYNPATNKLITLGAGCFWGTEHIYRKHFGNKLVDCKVGYANGQENLKDSKNSISYERVKNGDTDFTEVLQISYDPTIVSLRELIGFFFRIHDPTTLNAQGPDLGTQYKSAIFPHSKKDLEEALELKNEWQPKWNNRIVTQIELCKNFYDAEEYHQLYLDRNPAGYACPTHYIRDL
- the MTC3 gene encoding Mtc3p (similar to Saccharomyces cerevisiae YGL226W | MTC3 | Maintenance of Telomere Capping), whose amino-acid sequence is MLKPIIRRGKFKAISKVECSSYINTKYNYTVPANSKIVYIPPDMSKISKHTWPDNYKQSIKDEICEYIDWKMIGPWHRMSKLDQKVAYFLAFGEYGPRQDKKILTPQEMLYKMIYTSILFGAFAVCIFNIKKDNDFNKKVDHLKTKLKPENN
- the SAH1 gene encoding adenosylhomocysteinase (similar to Saccharomyces cerevisiae YER043C | SAH1 | S-Adenosyl-l-Homocysteine hydrolase) gives rise to the protein MSAPAHNYKVADISLAAFGRKEIELAEHEMPGLMAIRKTYSRVQPLKGARIAGCLHMTIQTAVLIETLVALGAEVTWSSCNIYSTQDHAAAAIAASGVPVFAWKGETEEEYNWCLEQQLFAFKNNEKLNLILDDGGDLTTYVHEKYPEMLKNCFGLSEETTTGVHHLYMMVKEGKLKVPAINVNDSVTKSKFDNLYGCRESLVDGIKRATDVMLAGKVAIVAGYGDVGKGCAAALRGMGARVIVTEIDPINALQAAMEGYQVSPMEEVASVGQVFVTTTGCRDIITSEHFLAMPEDAIVCNIGHFDVEIDVAWLKKNAVECINIKPQVDRYLLSSGKHVILLADGRLVNLGCATGHSSFVMSCSFSNQVLAQIALFKANDKSFREEHIEFQKTGPFTVGVHVLPKILDEAVANFHLDKLGVKLTKLSATQSKYLGIPPEGPYKADHYRY
- the OST5 gene encoding dolichyl-diphosphooligosaccharide--protein glycotransferase subunit (similar to Saccharomyces cerevisiae YGL226C-A | OST5 | OligoSaccharylTransferase); protein product: MNFEELLKLYKKTPEFVETFPLDQQPTYGIITSILALLLIFISVNIASDKKKETNAIILLLKFLPVAILASIVSGFAIVFISNSVAVYV